Proteins from a single region of Lelliottia sp. JS-SCA-14:
- the murQ gene encoding N-acetylmuramic acid 6-phosphate etherase, translating to MNLGSLVSETRNPQTMDLDALSTLDLVNRFNQQDTLVALAVKETLPEVAKAVDAAAAALKAGGRIIYMGAGTSGRLGVLDASECPPTFGVPHGLVVGLIAGGPGALLKAVEGAEDDKQLGADDLIAINLTENDLVVGLAASGRTPYVIGGLEYANQLGCTTVAISCNPGSPIAQVAAIAISPVVGPEALTGSTRLKSGTAQKLVLNMISTGAMVKFGKVYQNLMVDMKATNIKLVDRACRMVVEATGASREEAEAVLQQTDHDVKPAILMILSGLDATAARAKLEAHQGFLRAALQN from the coding sequence ATGAATCTTGGCTCACTCGTTTCCGAAACCCGTAATCCACAAACCATGGATCTCGACGCGCTCTCCACTCTCGACCTTGTTAACCGTTTTAATCAACAGGATACGCTGGTCGCGCTGGCAGTGAAAGAGACATTGCCCGAGGTGGCGAAAGCGGTCGATGCCGCCGCCGCCGCTCTGAAAGCCGGTGGACGCATTATTTACATGGGCGCGGGGACCAGCGGACGTCTCGGCGTGCTGGACGCCTCTGAATGCCCGCCAACCTTCGGTGTGCCGCACGGTCTGGTAGTCGGGCTGATTGCCGGGGGGCCTGGCGCGCTGCTTAAAGCGGTCGAAGGGGCCGAGGACGACAAACAGCTGGGGGCCGACGATCTTATCGCCATCAACCTGACCGAAAACGATCTGGTGGTTGGCCTGGCGGCCTCCGGGCGCACGCCTTATGTCATCGGTGGTCTGGAGTATGCGAACCAGCTGGGCTGCACGACGGTAGCCATCTCATGTAATCCAGGTTCGCCGATTGCTCAGGTGGCGGCCATTGCTATCTCGCCGGTCGTCGGACCGGAAGCCCTGACCGGCTCCACGCGTCTGAAATCAGGCACCGCGCAAAAACTGGTGCTGAACATGATCTCCACGGGCGCGATGGTCAAATTCGGCAAGGTCTACCAGAACCTGATGGTGGACATGAAAGCCACCAACATCAAGCTGGTGGACCGCGCCTGCCGTATGGTCGTTGAAGCCACCGGAGCCAGCCGTGAAGAGGCGGAAGCCGTTCTCCAGCAAACCGACCACGACGTTAAACCGGCCATTCTGATGATTCTGAGCGGACTGGACGCCACAGCGGCGCGAGCAAAACTGGAAGCCCATCAGGGATTCTTGCGCGCGGCATTACAAAACTAA
- a CDS encoding MurR/RpiR family transcriptional regulator gives MNCLIRIRQRYAGFAQSDKKLADFLLAQPDRARHLSSQQLASEAGVSQSSVVKFAQKIGFKGFPALKLAISEALVNNPNPQSMPLHNQIRGDDPMRLVGEKLIKENVTAMHATLDVNSEEKLLESVGMLRAARRIILTGIGASGLVARNFGWKLTKIGYNAVVEQDMHALLSTVQAMTPDDLLLAISYSGERREINLASDEALRVGGKILAITGFTPNALQQRATRCLYTIAEEQATRSAAISSTSAQMMLTDLLFVALVQQDLEHAPERIRHSEELVKKLV, from the coding sequence ATGAACTGTTTAATTCGTATTCGCCAGCGTTACGCGGGCTTTGCCCAGAGCGATAAAAAACTGGCGGACTTCCTGCTGGCGCAGCCCGATCGTGCGCGTCATCTGAGTTCTCAGCAGTTGGCCAGCGAGGCCGGTGTGAGTCAGTCGAGCGTGGTAAAGTTCGCCCAAAAGATTGGTTTTAAAGGTTTTCCGGCGCTGAAGCTGGCGATCAGCGAAGCGCTGGTCAACAACCCGAATCCGCAGTCTATGCCGCTGCACAACCAGATCCGCGGCGACGATCCGATGCGTCTGGTCGGCGAAAAACTGATCAAAGAGAACGTCACGGCGATGCACGCCACGCTGGATGTGAACAGTGAAGAGAAATTGCTGGAGAGCGTGGGGATGCTGCGCGCCGCGCGGCGGATCATTTTGACCGGCATTGGTGCGTCCGGGCTGGTGGCGCGTAACTTTGGCTGGAAGCTGACCAAAATCGGCTATAACGCGGTGGTTGAACAGGACATGCACGCCCTGCTCTCTACCGTGCAGGCTATGACGCCTGACGACCTGCTGTTAGCCATCTCCTACTCCGGGGAGCGTCGCGAGATCAATCTGGCGTCCGACGAGGCGCTGCGCGTTGGGGGGAAAATCCTCGCCATTACCGGCTTTACGCCGAATGCGCTGCAGCAGCGGGCTACGCGATGCCTGTACACCATCGCCGAGGAACAGGCCACCCGCAGCGCGGCCATTTCCTCCACCAGCGCGCAGATGATGCTGACGGATTTGCTGTTCGTGGCGCTGGTCCAGCAGGATCTTGAGCATGCGCCAGAGCGCATTCGTCACAGTGAGGAGCTGGTAAAAAAACTGGTCTGA
- a CDS encoding YfhL family 4Fe-4S dicluster ferredoxin — protein MALLITKKCINCDMCEPECPNEAISMGDSIYEINSDRCTECIGHYETPTCQKVCPIPNTILKDPAHAESEEQLWDKFVLMHHADKV, from the coding sequence ATGGCGCTGTTAATCACCAAAAAATGCATCAATTGCGATATGTGCGAACCCGAATGCCCTAATGAGGCAATTTCGATGGGTGACAGCATCTATGAGATTAACAGCGACCGCTGCACCGAGTGCATCGGCCATTACGAAACGCCGACCTGCCAGAAAGTCTGCCCTATTCCCAATACCATTCTGAAAGATCCGGCGCACGCCGAATCAGAAGAACAGCTGTGGGATAAGTTCGTACTCATGCACCACGCGGACAAAGTCTAA
- the acpS gene encoding holo-ACP synthase, whose amino-acid sequence MAILGLGTDIVEISRIEAVIARSGDRLARRVLSDNEWAIWEAHQQPVRFLAKRFAVKEAAAKAFGTGIRNGLAFNQFEVFNDELGKPRLRLWGEAQKLAEKLGVNHMHVTLADERHYACATVIIES is encoded by the coding sequence ATGGCGATTCTTGGCTTAGGTACGGATATCGTTGAAATTTCCCGCATCGAAGCGGTGATCGCCCGTAGCGGCGATCGCCTTGCCAGACGGGTGCTCAGCGACAACGAATGGGCCATCTGGGAAGCGCACCAACAGCCGGTGCGTTTTCTGGCGAAGCGCTTTGCGGTCAAAGAAGCCGCCGCAAAAGCGTTCGGCACCGGGATTCGTAATGGACTGGCGTTTAATCAGTTTGAAGTGTTTAACGATGAGCTGGGCAAACCCCGTCTGCGGTTATGGGGCGAGGCGCAAAAACTGGCTGAAAAACTCGGTGTGAATCACATGCACGTTACGCTGGCTGACGAACGTCATTACGCCTGCGCCACGGTAATCATTGAAAGTTAG
- the pdxJ gene encoding pyridoxine 5'-phosphate synthase, which yields MAELLLGVNIDHIATLRNARGTAYPDPVQAAFIAEQAGADGITVHLREDRRHITDRDVRILRQTLDTRMNLEMAVTEEMLAIACETQPHFCCLVPEKRQEVTTEGGLDVAGQRDKMTDACKCLADAGILVSLFIDADFEQIKAAADVGAPYIEIHTGCYADAKDEATQAKELDRIAKAATYAASLGLKVNAGHGLTYHNVKAIAEIPEMHELNIGHAIIGRAVMSGLKEAVAEMKRLMLEARQ from the coding sequence ATGGCTGAATTACTGTTAGGCGTCAACATCGATCACATTGCCACGCTGCGTAACGCGCGAGGCACTGCTTATCCTGATCCGGTTCAGGCGGCATTTATCGCCGAGCAGGCTGGCGCTGACGGCATTACCGTTCATCTGCGTGAAGACCGCCGCCACATCACCGATCGCGACGTTCGTATCCTGCGCCAGACGCTGGATACGCGTATGAATCTGGAGATGGCGGTGACGGAAGAGATGCTGGCGATCGCCTGCGAAACCCAGCCGCATTTCTGCTGCCTGGTGCCAGAGAAACGTCAGGAAGTGACCACCGAAGGCGGGCTGGATGTCGCCGGTCAGCGTGACAAAATGACCGATGCCTGCAAATGCCTCGCCGATGCGGGTATCCTGGTCTCCCTGTTTATTGACGCTGATTTCGAGCAGATCAAAGCCGCAGCCGACGTCGGTGCACCGTACATCGAAATTCACACCGGCTGTTACGCGGACGCGAAAGATGAAGCCACCCAGGCCAAAGAGCTCGATCGTATTGCCAAAGCGGCCACCTACGCGGCGAGCCTCGGTCTGAAGGTCAACGCCGGTCACGGTCTGACCTATCACAACGTCAAAGCGATCGCTGAAATTCCGGAAATGCACGAGCTGAATATCGGCCATGCGATTATCGGGCGCGCAGTGATGAGCGGTCTGAAAGAGGCCGTTGCCGAAATGAAACGCCTGATGCTGGAAGCGCGTCAGTAA
- the recO gene encoding DNA repair protein RecO, with product MTEGWQRAFVLHSRPWSETSLMLDVFTEESGRVRLVAKGARSKRSNLKGALQPFTPLLVRFGGRGEVKTLRSAEAVSLALPLSGVTLYSGLYVNELISRVLEHETRFSELFFDYLHCIQALAGATGTPEPALRRFELALLGHLGYGVDFLHCAGSGESVDDAMTYRYREEKGFIASVVIDNTTFTGRHLRALYEREFPDQDTLRAAKRFTRIALKPYLGGKPLKSRELFRQFVPKR from the coding sequence ATGACTGAAGGCTGGCAGCGCGCATTCGTCTTGCACAGCCGTCCGTGGAGCGAAACCAGCCTGATGCTGGACGTCTTCACGGAAGAATCGGGTCGCGTGCGCCTTGTCGCAAAAGGCGCACGCTCCAAACGCTCTAACCTGAAGGGGGCATTACAACCCTTCACCCCGCTGCTGGTTCGCTTCGGTGGACGCGGTGAAGTCAAAACCCTGCGCAGTGCCGAAGCCGTCTCCCTGGCGCTTCCTCTGTCGGGTGTCACGCTCTATAGCGGTCTGTACGTCAACGAACTCATCTCCCGTGTTCTTGAACACGAAACCCGCTTCTCTGAACTCTTTTTCGATTATCTCCACTGCATCCAGGCGCTGGCTGGCGCAACGGGCACGCCCGAACCCGCATTACGTCGCTTCGAGCTGGCGCTGCTCGGCCATCTTGGCTATGGCGTGGATTTTCTCCATTGCGCGGGGAGCGGCGAATCCGTGGATGACGCCATGACCTACCGCTATCGGGAAGAGAAGGGATTTATTGCCAGCGTGGTGATTGATAACACGACGTTCACCGGGCGGCATCTCAGGGCGCTGTATGAACGAGAATTTCCTGACCAGGATACCTTACGCGCGGCAAAACGCTTTACCCGAATTGCCCTCAAGCCGTATCTTGGTGGTAAGCCTTTAAAGAGTCGCGAATTATTCAGGCAGTTTGTGCCAAAGCGTTAA
- the era gene encoding GTPase Era translates to MSEEKSYCGFVAIVGRPNVGKSTLLNNLLGQKISITSRKAQTTRHRIVGIHTEGPYQAIYVDTPGLHMEEKRAINRLMNKAASSSIGDVELIIFVVEGTRWTPDDEMVLNKLRDGKSPVILAVNKVDNVQEKADLLPHLQFLASQMNFLDIVPLSAETGMNVDTIAGIVRKHLPEAIHHFPEDYITDRSQRFMASEIIREKLMRFLGAELPYSVTVEIERFQTNERGGYDINGLILVEREGQKKMVIGNKGAKIKTIGIEARKDMQEMFEAPVHLELWVKVKSGWADDERALRSLGYGDDV, encoded by the coding sequence ATGAGCGAAGAAAAGAGTTACTGCGGTTTTGTTGCCATCGTCGGACGTCCGAACGTTGGCAAATCAACGCTGCTGAATAATCTGCTTGGGCAGAAAATTTCTATTACGTCCCGTAAGGCGCAAACCACGCGTCACCGTATCGTCGGTATTCATACCGAAGGCCCATATCAGGCGATTTACGTCGATACCCCAGGCCTGCATATGGAAGAGAAGCGCGCGATCAACCGCCTGATGAACAAAGCGGCGAGCAGCTCTATCGGTGATGTGGAACTGATCATCTTCGTGGTTGAAGGCACCCGCTGGACGCCGGACGACGAGATGGTGCTGAACAAACTGCGCGACGGCAAATCGCCGGTTATTCTTGCGGTCAACAAAGTTGACAACGTGCAGGAAAAAGCCGATCTGCTGCCGCACCTGCAGTTCCTTGCAAGCCAGATGAACTTCCTCGACATCGTGCCGCTGTCCGCAGAAACGGGAATGAACGTCGACACCATCGCCGGTATCGTGCGTAAACATCTCCCGGAAGCGATTCATCACTTCCCGGAAGATTACATCACCGACCGTTCCCAGCGCTTTATGGCCTCTGAAATCATCCGTGAAAAACTGATGCGTTTCCTCGGGGCAGAACTGCCGTACTCCGTGACTGTGGAAATCGAACGTTTCCAGACGAACGAGCGCGGCGGTTACGACATCAACGGGCTGATCCTCGTTGAGCGTGAAGGTCAGAAGAAGATGGTGATCGGCAACAAAGGCGCCAAAATCAAAACCATCGGCATCGAAGCGCGTAAAGACATGCAGGAGATGTTCGAAGCACCGGTTCACCTTGAGCTGTGGGTGAAGGTGAAATCCGGCTGGGCTGATGACGAGCGCGCATTGCGTAGTCTCGGTTACGGCGACGACGTATAA
- the rnc gene encoding ribonuclease III: MNPIVINRLQRKLGYTFQHQELLQQALTHRSASSKHNERLEFLGDSILSYVIANALYHRFPRVDEGDMSRMRATLVRGNTLAEIAREFELGECLRLGPGELKSGGFRRESILADTVEALIGGVFLDSDIQTVEQLILNWYQTRLDEISPGDKQKDPKTRLQEYLQGRHLPLPSYLVVQVRGEAHDQEFTIHCQVSGLSEPVVGTGSSRRKAEQAAAEQALKMLELE, encoded by the coding sequence ATGAACCCCATCGTAATTAATCGGCTTCAACGGAAGCTGGGCTACACTTTTCAGCATCAGGAGTTGTTGCAACAGGCATTAACCCACCGCAGTGCCAGCAGCAAACACAATGAGCGCCTCGAGTTTCTGGGTGACTCCATTTTAAGTTACGTGATCGCCAACGCGCTTTATCACCGCTTCCCTCGTGTGGATGAAGGTGATATGAGCCGTATGCGCGCCACGCTGGTGCGCGGCAATACGCTTGCCGAAATTGCACGTGAGTTTGAACTGGGCGAATGCCTGCGACTCGGGCCGGGTGAACTGAAAAGCGGTGGTTTTCGCCGTGAATCTATCCTCGCGGATACTGTCGAAGCATTAATCGGTGGTGTTTTCCTCGACAGCGATATTCAGACGGTTGAGCAACTCATTCTGAACTGGTATCAAACGCGTCTGGACGAAATTAGCCCGGGCGATAAACAAAAAGATCCTAAAACTCGTTTGCAGGAATATCTGCAGGGTCGCCACCTTCCTCTGCCATCCTATCTGGTGGTGCAGGTTCGCGGCGAAGCACACGATCAGGAATTTACCATCCATTGCCAGGTTAGCGGCCTGAGTGAACCGGTGGTTGGCACAGGTTCAAGCCGTCGTAAGGCGGAACAGGCTGCCGCCGAACAGGCGTTAAAAATGCTGGAGCTGGAATGA
- the lepB gene encoding signal peptidase I, with the protein MANMFALILVIATLVTGLLWCLDKFIFAPKRRERQSVTGEQLDAKTLKKVGPKPGWLETGASVFPVLAIVLVVRSFIYEPFQIPSGSMMPTLLIGDFILVEKFAYGIKDPIYQKTLIETGHPKRGDIVVFKYPEDPRLDYIKRAVGLPGDKVSYDPVAKEVTVQPGCSSGTACENALPITYSNVEPSDFVQTFARRNGGEATSGFFQLPKGETKENGIRLVERKETLGDVTHRILTVPIAQDQLGMYYQQPGQQLATWIVPPGHYFMMGDNRDNSADSRYWGFVPEANLVGKATAIWMSFEKQEGEWPTGVRLNRIGAIH; encoded by the coding sequence ATGGCGAACATGTTTGCCCTGATCCTGGTCATTGCGACCCTGGTAACGGGGCTGTTGTGGTGTCTGGATAAGTTTATCTTTGCCCCGAAACGTCGCGAACGTCAGTCTGTGACGGGTGAACAGCTGGATGCGAAAACCCTGAAGAAAGTCGGCCCGAAACCGGGCTGGCTGGAAACCGGTGCTTCCGTCTTCCCGGTGCTGGCGATTGTTCTGGTGGTGCGTTCATTTATCTATGAACCTTTCCAGATCCCGTCCGGTTCGATGATGCCAACGCTTCTGATTGGCGATTTTATTCTGGTCGAGAAATTTGCCTACGGCATTAAAGATCCGATCTACCAGAAAACGCTCATCGAAACTGGTCATCCTAAACGCGGCGATATCGTGGTCTTCAAATACCCGGAAGATCCGCGTCTGGACTACATCAAACGTGCCGTCGGCTTGCCGGGCGACAAAGTGAGCTACGATCCTGTGGCGAAAGAAGTGACCGTTCAGCCTGGCTGTAGCTCCGGTACGGCGTGTGAAAACGCGCTGCCGATCACCTACTCCAACGTTGAGCCAAGCGACTTCGTGCAGACCTTTGCCCGTCGTAACGGCGGGGAAGCGACCAGCGGTTTCTTCCAGCTGCCGAAAGGCGAAACCAAAGAGAACGGGATCCGTCTGGTTGAGCGTAAAGAGACCCTGGGCGACGTGACGCACCGTATTTTGACAGTGCCGATCGCGCAGGATCAGCTGGGTATGTACTACCAGCAGCCAGGCCAGCAGCTCGCCACCTGGATTGTTCCGCCAGGACATTACTTTATGATGGGTGATAACCGCGATAACTCCGCGGACAGCCGTTACTGGGGCTTTGTTCCGGAAGCCAATCTGGTCGGTAAAGCGACCGCAATCTGGATGAGCTTCGAGAAGCAGGAAGGGGAGTGGCCGACCGGTGTTCGTCTGAATCGTATCGGCGCAATCCATTAA
- the lepA gene encoding translation elongation factor 4 — protein MKNIRNFSIIAHIDHGKSTLSDRIIQICGGLSDREMEAQVLDSMDLERERGITIKAQSVTLDYKALDGETYQLNFIDTPGHVDFSYEVSRSLAACEGALLVVDAGQGVEAQTLANCYTAMEMDLEVVPVLNKIDLPAADPERVAEEIEDIVGIDAADAVRCSAKTGVGVPDVLERLVRDIPAPEGDADAPLQALIIDSWFDNYLGVVSLVRIKNGTMRKGDKIKVMSTGQVYNADRLGIFTPKQVDRTELKCGEVGWLVCAIKDILGAPVGDTLTQARNPADKALPGFKKVKPQVYAGLFPVSSDDYENFRDALGKLSLNDASLFYEPESSTALGFGFRCGFLGLLHMEIIQERLEREYDLDLITTAPTVVYEVQTTSKEVIYVDSPSKLPPLNNIEELREPIAECHMLLPQEFLGNVITLCIEKRGVQTNMVYHGNQVALTYEIPMAEVVLDFFDRLKSTSRGYASLDYNFKRFQASNMVRVDVLINGDRVDALALITHNDNAPYRGRELVEKMKELIPRQQFDIAIQAAIGNHIIARSTVKQLRKNVLAKCYGGDVSRKKKLLQKQKDGKKRMKQVGNVELPQEAFLAILHVGKDGK, from the coding sequence ATGAAGAACATACGTAACTTTTCGATCATTGCTCACATTGACCACGGTAAGTCGACGCTGTCTGACCGTATTATCCAGATTTGCGGTGGCCTGTCTGATCGTGAAATGGAAGCCCAGGTACTGGACTCCATGGACCTGGAACGCGAACGTGGTATTACCATCAAAGCGCAGAGCGTGACGCTCGACTACAAAGCCCTTGATGGTGAAACCTATCAACTGAATTTCATCGACACCCCAGGCCACGTTGACTTCTCCTATGAAGTTTCTCGTTCGCTGGCGGCCTGCGAAGGCGCGCTGCTGGTGGTCGATGCCGGGCAGGGCGTAGAAGCTCAGACCCTGGCGAACTGCTACACCGCGATGGAAATGGATCTCGAAGTGGTGCCGGTTCTGAACAAAATCGACCTGCCCGCCGCCGATCCTGAGCGCGTAGCGGAAGAGATTGAAGACATCGTCGGCATCGATGCCGCTGATGCCGTGCGCTGCTCCGCGAAAACCGGTGTAGGTGTACCTGATGTGCTGGAACGCCTGGTGCGTGATATCCCGGCACCAGAAGGCGACGCGGATGCGCCGCTGCAGGCACTGATCATCGACTCATGGTTCGATAACTACCTTGGCGTTGTCTCCCTGGTCCGTATTAAAAACGGCACCATGCGTAAAGGCGACAAAATCAAAGTGATGAGTACCGGTCAGGTATACAACGCTGACCGTCTGGGCATCTTCACGCCGAAACAGGTTGACCGTACCGAACTGAAATGCGGCGAAGTAGGCTGGCTGGTATGTGCGATCAAAGACATTCTGGGCGCGCCAGTGGGCGATACTCTGACTCAGGCACGTAATCCGGCAGACAAAGCGCTCCCGGGCTTCAAAAAAGTGAAGCCACAGGTTTATGCGGGTCTGTTCCCGGTCAGCTCTGACGATTATGAAAACTTCCGTGACGCGCTTGGCAAGCTGAGTCTGAACGATGCTTCCCTGTTCTATGAACCAGAAAGCTCTACCGCGCTGGGCTTCGGCTTCCGCTGTGGCTTCCTGGGTCTGCTGCACATGGAGATCATTCAGGAACGTCTGGAGCGTGAATACGATCTGGATCTGATCACCACGGCACCGACCGTAGTGTATGAAGTTCAGACCACCAGCAAAGAGGTTATCTATGTCGATAGCCCGTCCAAGCTGCCGCCACTGAACAACATTGAAGAGCTGCGTGAGCCAATCGCGGAATGTCACATGCTGCTGCCGCAGGAGTTCCTCGGTAACGTCATTACGCTCTGTATCGAGAAGCGTGGCGTGCAGACCAACATGGTTTACCACGGTAACCAGGTGGCGCTGACCTATGAAATCCCGATGGCGGAAGTGGTGCTCGACTTCTTCGACCGTCTGAAGTCCACCTCTCGTGGCTATGCGTCACTGGACTACAACTTCAAACGTTTCCAGGCGTCCAACATGGTGCGTGTGGATGTGCTGATCAACGGCGATCGCGTGGATGCGCTGGCGCTGATCACCCATAACGATAACGCCCCGTACCGTGGCCGCGAACTGGTCGAGAAAATGAAAGAGCTGATCCCGCGTCAGCAATTTGATATCGCGATCCAGGCTGCCATTGGCAACCACATTATTGCCCGCTCAACGGTGAAACAGCTGCGTAAAAACGTCCTGGCGAAATGCTACGGCGGTGACGTCAGCCGTAAGAAGAAACTGTTGCAGAAACAGAAAGATGGTAAGAAACGTATGAAGCAGGTCGGTAACGTCGAACTGCCGCAGGAAGCGTTCCTGGCCATTCTGCACGTGGGCAAAGACGGAAAATAA
- the rseC gene encoding SoxR-reducing system protein RseC, producing the protein MIKEWATVVSWQNGVALVSCDVKASCNSCASRAGCGSRVLNKLGPQTSHTISVPSEQPLTVGQKVELGIAEGSLLGSAMLVYLSPLVGLFVVAGIFQMLFGTDLAAMSGGALGGVGGFMLARGFSHKLAQKEAWQPIILSVGLPPDMLRVETLSSEAR; encoded by the coding sequence ATGATTAAAGAATGGGCCACCGTGGTCTCATGGCAAAATGGCGTCGCGCTGGTGAGCTGTGACGTGAAAGCGTCTTGCAACAGCTGCGCCTCCCGCGCAGGGTGCGGCAGCCGCGTGCTTAATAAGTTAGGGCCGCAAACATCGCACACGATCTCTGTGCCGAGCGAACAGCCGTTGACCGTCGGTCAAAAGGTCGAGCTGGGCATTGCCGAAGGCAGCCTGTTAGGTTCCGCGATGCTGGTGTATCTCTCGCCGCTGGTGGGCTTGTTTGTGGTGGCCGGAATTTTCCAGATGCTGTTTGGCACCGATCTCGCGGCGATGAGCGGCGGAGCACTCGGTGGCGTGGGCGGTTTTATGCTGGCGCGCGGCTTTTCTCATAAGCTCGCACAGAAAGAAGCCTGGCAGCCCATTATCCTCAGCGTGGGGCTCCCGCCGGACATGCTTCGTGTTGAAACGCTCTCTTCAGAAGCCCGGTAA
- the rseB gene encoding sigma-E factor regulatory protein RseB has translation MKQLWCAMSLVAGSLFFSANASADLSSGALLQQMNMASQSLNYELAFISINKQGVESLRYRHARLDNQPLAQLLQLDGPRREVVQRGNEISYFEPGLEPFTLNGDYIVDSLPALIYTDFKRLSPYYDFISVGRTRIADRLCEVIRVVARDGTRYSYIVWMDAESKLPMRVDLLDRDGETLEQFRVISFTVDGQVGNSMQNLAKASLPPLLSVPAGDTVNFNWVPSWIPQGFSEISSSRRQLPTIETPVESRLYSDGLFSFSVNINRATANSSDQMLRTGRRTVSTTVRDNAEITIVGELPPQTAKRIADSIKFRTAQ, from the coding sequence ATGAAGCAACTTTGGTGCGCCATGTCCTTAGTGGCGGGTAGCCTGTTCTTCTCTGCCAACGCCTCGGCTGATTTATCGTCCGGGGCGTTGTTGCAGCAGATGAATATGGCGAGCCAGTCACTCAACTACGAGTTGGCCTTTATCAGTATCAACAAGCAGGGTGTAGAGTCGTTACGCTACCGCCATGCCCGACTTGATAACCAGCCGCTCGCCCAGCTTTTACAACTCGACGGCCCGCGCCGTGAAGTTGTTCAGCGCGGCAATGAAATCAGCTATTTCGAGCCAGGCCTTGAGCCGTTTACGCTCAATGGTGATTACATTGTCGATTCGCTTCCGGCTCTCATCTATACCGATTTTAAACGTCTGTCCCCATACTACGATTTCATCTCCGTTGGCCGCACGCGTATCGCGGACCGGCTGTGCGAAGTGATTCGCGTCGTGGCGAGAGACGGCACGCGTTACAGCTACATCGTGTGGATGGATGCGGAAAGCAAGCTCCCTATGCGCGTCGATCTGCTTGATCGTGACGGCGAAACGCTGGAACAGTTCCGCGTCATCTCCTTCACGGTGGATGGTCAGGTGGGCAACAGCATGCAGAATCTGGCGAAAGCGAGCCTACCGCCGCTGCTGTCAGTACCCGCGGGCGATACGGTGAATTTTAACTGGGTGCCATCCTGGATCCCGCAAGGGTTCAGCGAAATCTCCAGCAGCCGTCGCCAGTTGCCGACCATTGAAACGCCGGTTGAGTCTCGTCTCTATTCTGATGGCCTGTTCAGCTTCTCGGTGAATATCAACCGCGCGACGGCGAACAGTAGCGATCAAATGCTGCGCACCGGCCGTCGGACCGTGAGCACCACTGTGCGCGACAACGCCGAGATCACCATTGTGGGTGAACTTCCCCCGCAAACGGCGAAGCGCATTGCTGACAGCATTAAATTCAGGACCGCACAATGA
- the rseA gene encoding anti-sigma-E factor RseA encodes MQKEKLSALMDGETLDSELLNELSHSPEMQKTWESYHLIRDSMRGDTGDVLHFDISARVMAAIENEPVHQTTPLIPEAQPAPHQWQKMPFWKKVRPWASQLTQMGVAACVSLAVIVGVQHYNGQSEANQQPEAPVFNTLPMMGKASPVSLGVPAADASVSPGQQQQVQEQRRRINAMLQDYELQRRLHSEQLQFEQAQTQQAGVQVPGNQTLGTQSQ; translated from the coding sequence ATGCAGAAAGAAAAACTTTCCGCTTTAATGGATGGTGAAACGCTGGACAGTGAGCTGCTCAACGAGCTCTCTCACTCTCCCGAGATGCAAAAGACCTGGGAGAGTTACCATCTCATCCGCGACTCTATGCGCGGTGATACGGGCGATGTTCTCCATTTCGATATCTCTGCCCGCGTAATGGCGGCAATTGAGAACGAGCCTGTACATCAGACCACTCCGCTGATTCCTGAAGCCCAACCTGCGCCGCATCAATGGCAGAAGATGCCATTCTGGAAAAAAGTGCGTCCGTGGGCCAGTCAACTCACCCAAATGGGTGTGGCTGCATGCGTATCGCTTGCAGTTATCGTTGGCGTCCAGCACTATAACGGTCAATCAGAAGCTAACCAGCAGCCTGAAGCGCCAGTGTTCAACACACTGCCGATGATGGGTAAAGCAAGTCCGGTTAGTTTGGGTGTGCCAGCCGCCGATGCATCAGTCAGCCCGGGCCAGCAACAGCAGGTTCAGGAACAGCGTCGTCGCATTAATGCGATGCTGCAGGACTATGAGTTGCAGCGTCGTCTGCACTCTGAGCAGCTCCAGTTTGAGCAGGCACAGACCCAGCAGGCTGGTGTGCAAGTGCCAGGAAACCAAACTTTAGGAACGCAATCGCAGTAA